Below is a genomic region from Echinicola rosea.
TTTACCGCTGCCGGTCCTTCCGATAAGAAAAACAAATTCATCCTTATCAATGTCAAAAGACACATCTTGTAAAATAGCCGTAATGCCTTGGAAGACGCAGGCTTTGTCAAGGCGGACAACAGGTTCGCTGGAAAATACCATATTTTTAGAATTCTAGCTTTTGTAATTTACCAAAAGGAAGCGCTTTGATCAAGCGTTCCATTTCTTCTTCTTTGCCTTCCAAACCGTATTTTTCCAGGTTTTTGAGCGGACGGTCGGCTCTAAAATAGGCAATAAGCACAAAGTTTTCGTCCCTGATTTGAATGTAATCCGGAATCTTTGCTTTGCCCTTGACCTTAATAATATACATGTAATTGAATAGCTGTGTTATGAAGGCGAAATTTAAATGATAACGCCATGAGATAAAAATATTATATCAATTTAAAATGAGGAATTAAAAAAACCACCACCCCGCACATCAATTGACGGCAGGATGGTGGAAAAATATAAAGTTTTGATAAATTACTTTCCCGCTGCTTTGGCGTGGTCTGCCAAGAACTTGGCGAGGCCAGCATCAGTAAGGGGGTGGTTTAGCAAACCAGTGATAACATTAAGCGGACAAGTCACCACATCTGCGCCGATTTCGGCACATTTTATCAAGTGCATGGTATGTCGCACAGAAGCAGCCAATACTTGTGTATCATAGCCATAATTGGCATAAATGTGAACGATTTGCTCGATCAGTTCAAGTCCATCAAAAGCGATGTCGTCCAGTCGTCCAATAAAAGGGGATAGATAGGTAGCCCCTGCTTTGGCGGCGAGAATGGCTTGTCCTGGAGAGAAAACCAAGGTACAATTGGTGCGGATACCTTCCTCACTGAAGTACTTGATCGCTTTCACCCCATCCTTGATCATAGGGACTTTTACAACAATCTTGTCGTCAATTTTGGCAAGTTCTTTACCTTCTTTGATCATGCCGTCAAAATCGGTGGAAATCACCTCGGCACTTACCTTGTCATCTACGATGTCACAAATGGCTTTATAGTGAGCTTTTACATTATCATCTCCAGTGATGCCTTCTTTGGCCATCAGGGAAGGATTGGTGGTCACACCATCCAGTACGCCCAGGTCATAGGCTTCTTTGATTTCATCGAGATTGGCGGTGTCAATAAAGAATTTCATTTGTAAAACGGTTTTTTGGTTTTGATGAATTATGGTTGGCCATCGCCGATGTTGACCGACAATAGCTATGAATACAATCTGTTACTCTTACTAAATTTCTAGGTAAAACGCTAAAAGAACGCGCATTGCTTCCCTTGTGAAAGCAATAGCTACTTGATAAATTCCTTTAGAGTGGTAAAGTTAGGTGTTTATTTTGAAAGATGGTTAAAAATTATAAATGTATTTTTTACATTTATAAAAAGAGGCAAAAAAGAAGCGGCATCGCACCGCTACAACCGCCTACCCTTGCTTCCTTCCGGACCTGGGGGATTTGGCAGGAGCTGGTCGTGCCGCTTGAGTACAAAGGTACGCCAAAAACTTTCCCGTACAAAACTCCAGGCCAAAATAAATTCTTTG
It encodes:
- the fsa gene encoding fructose-6-phosphate aldolase → MKFFIDTANLDEIKEAYDLGVLDGVTTNPSLMAKEGITGDDNVKAHYKAICDIVDDKVSAEVISTDFDGMIKEGKELAKIDDKIVVKVPMIKDGVKAIKYFSEEGIRTNCTLVFSPGQAILAAKAGATYLSPFIGRLDDIAFDGLELIEQIVHIYANYGYDTQVLAASVRHTMHLIKCAEIGADVVTCPLNVITGLLNHPLTDAGLAKFLADHAKAAGK
- a CDS encoding fructose-6-phosphate aldolase, which encodes MYIIKVKGKAKIPDYIQIRDENFVLIAYFRADRPLKNLEKYGLEGKEEEMERLIKALPFGKLQKLEF